GGGCAAGCCCAATGCCTGCGTCAACATCCGTGTGCTCGGCGTCCACAGCGACGGCGGCATGGCGGATCTGCTGGTGGTGCCGGCAAGTGCGGTGATCGACGCCGAGGGGCTGAGCGTCGACCAGGCGGCAATGATCGAGTTCCTCGCGATCGGCGCGCATGCCGTCTCGCGCGTGCCCAGGGACGGCGAGGGACGGATGCTGGTGGTCGGCGCGGGGCCGATCGGCATCGCCAGCGCGCTGTTCGCGCGGCTCGACGGGTTCGATGTCACCCTGGTCGACCAGCGCGCCCAGCGGCTCGCCTTTGCGCGCGAACAGCTCGGTCTCGACGGCGAGGTCGCCGACGAAGGTCTGGCCGAGCGCCTGGCAGCCCGCACCAACGGCGACGGCTTCGACGTGGTGATCGACGCAACCGGTTCGCTGCCGGCGATGCGCCGCAGCCTCGACTTCGTCGGGCATGGCGGCGCGCTGCTGCTGGTCGGCGTGGCACCCGGCGACCTCAGCTTCGCCGATCCCGAATTTCACAAGCGGGAAGCAGTGCTGATTGCCAGCCGCAACGCGCTCGCCAGCGACTTCCAGCGGGTGATCGCGGCGATCCGCTCGGGCGACGTGCCCACCGACAAGCTCCACACCCACAGCGTCGATGCCGACGACCTCCCCCAACGCCTGCCCGCGCTGATCGAGGAGGCTGATCATGTGCTTAAGGCGATCGTCGCCTTCTGACGCGCTGCTCGCCGGTCAGGGCTGATCGGCGAGCGCGAAGATCTGTTCGGTCGGCACCCATTTCACGCTCG
This genomic window from Sphingomonas sp. contains:
- a CDS encoding zinc-binding alcohol dehydrogenase family protein → MRTILCNAPFELTQIQREAPEPGPGEVLIRIHRVGLCGTDYHIFAGRHPFLQYPRVMGHELGGEVVALGEGVSLALGQTVAINPYIACGHCVACRKGKPNACVNIRVLGVHSDGGMADLLVVPASAVIDAEGLSVDQAAMIEFLAIGAHAVSRVPRDGEGRMLVVGAGPIGIASALFARLDGFDVTLVDQRAQRLAFAREQLGLDGEVADEGLAERLAARTNGDGFDVVIDATGSLPAMRRSLDFVGHGGALLLVGVAPGDLSFADPEFHKREAVLIASRNALASDFQRVIAAIRSGDVPTDKLHTHSVDADDLPQRLPALIEEADHVLKAIVAF